The following proteins are co-located in the Microvirga ossetica genome:
- a CDS encoding succinylglutamate desuccinylase/aspartoacylase family protein, whose protein sequence is MRTEQIALSPLAPGASLSLTVQRFGAEGARPQVYIQASLHADEVPGMIVAHHLRERLKALEGEGRIKGEIVLVPSANPIGLAQRVMGDPIGRFNLADGVNFNRGYPHLVPKAAERVEGKLTGDGAANVRLIRKALRAELDAWEPANPAEALKKTLLGLGQEADLVLDLHCDSEAVVHLYTHTQSEEEFAPLSALIGAHAYLLADESGDEPFDEACSRPWAEIAARFSDRPIPFGCHSTTLEFRGERDVDHATAGTDAVAILDYLTLRGIIAGEAPSVPEALCRATPLAASEPVLAPAYGILVFKTEPGTKVKAGEAIAEVIDPLTGAVTPAKAPSDGVMFARIAMRFVTKGMRMAKVAGTEATRTGKLLGA, encoded by the coding sequence ATGAGAACAGAACAGATCGCCCTTTCGCCCCTCGCCCCCGGGGCGAGCCTGTCGTTGACCGTCCAGCGCTTCGGCGCGGAGGGCGCCCGCCCGCAGGTTTACATCCAGGCCTCGCTTCATGCCGACGAGGTCCCCGGCATGATTGTGGCGCACCACCTGCGCGAGCGCCTGAAAGCCCTCGAGGGCGAGGGCAGGATCAAGGGCGAGATCGTGCTCGTGCCCTCCGCCAATCCCATCGGCCTGGCCCAGCGCGTGATGGGCGATCCCATCGGCCGCTTCAATCTCGCCGACGGCGTGAATTTCAACCGCGGCTATCCCCATCTCGTCCCGAAGGCGGCCGAGCGCGTCGAGGGCAAGCTGACGGGCGACGGGGCGGCGAATGTCCGCCTGATCCGGAAGGCCCTGCGCGCCGAGCTCGATGCCTGGGAGCCGGCCAATCCGGCGGAGGCCTTGAAGAAGACCCTGCTGGGCCTAGGGCAGGAGGCCGATCTCGTCCTCGACCTGCATTGCGACTCGGAGGCCGTGGTGCACCTCTACACGCATACACAGTCCGAGGAGGAGTTCGCCCCGCTCTCGGCGCTCATCGGCGCCCATGCCTATCTGCTCGCCGACGAATCCGGCGACGAGCCGTTCGACGAGGCCTGCAGCCGTCCCTGGGCGGAAATCGCCGCACGCTTCTCCGACCGCCCCATCCCCTTCGGCTGCCACTCGACGACCCTGGAGTTCCGCGGCGAGCGGGACGTGGACCACGCGACCGCCGGGACCGATGCCGTGGCCATCCTCGATTACCTGACCCTGCGCGGAATCATCGCCGGGGAGGCCCCGAGCGTGCCGGAAGCCCTCTGCCGGGCGACGCCGCTGGCGGCCTCCGAGCCGGTCCTGGCCCCGGCCTACGGTATCCTGGTGTTCAAGACCGAGCCGGGAACGAAGGTGAAGGCGGGGGAGGCGATCGCCGAGGTGATCGATCCGCTCACCGGCGCAGTGACGCCTGCCAAGGCCCCATCGGATGGCGTGATGTTCGCCCGGATCGCAATGCGCTTCGTCACGAAAGGCATGCGCATGGCCAAGGTCGCCGGCACCGAGGCCACCCGGACGGGCAAGCTGCTGGGGGCTTGA